The Sphaerospermopsis torques-reginae ITEP-024 genome has a window encoding:
- the cobD gene encoding threonine-phosphate decarboxylase CobD — MRQQAHGGNLAWAAALAGCSPDAIVDFSASISPLGPPDSVIAAIASQFGNLRHYPDPDYSELKHALGHFHQLPPEWILPGNGSAELLTLLGRELGQLAATILITPAFGDYYRTLAADNAKVLEFPILGTGDWGLGKIYSAFSSDTPSKNCGLLLNNPHNPTGKLFLRDEILPYLKDFALVVVDEAFMDFLPPDQEQSLIGWVQEYENLVILRSLTKFYSLPGLRLGYAIAHPDLLKKWQSWRDPWPVNTLAAAAAIAALQDTDFQQQTWKWLPQARNQLFQGLSAINGLTPLEGTVNYLLVESQYSTSELQEKLLRQHQILIRDCRSFKELGDRFFRVAVRFQSDNQRLLTALKSVIR, encoded by the coding sequence ATGCGACAACAGGCACACGGGGGAAATTTAGCTTGGGCAGCGGCGTTAGCCGGCTGTTCCCCGGATGCTATTGTCGATTTTTCTGCCAGCATCAGCCCGTTGGGACCACCAGACAGCGTTATTGCTGCGATCGCCTCCCAATTTGGTAATCTAAGACACTACCCAGACCCAGATTACAGCGAACTCAAACACGCTCTGGGTCATTTCCATCAACTACCACCGGAGTGGATTTTGCCAGGCAATGGTTCGGCAGAATTACTGACTTTGTTAGGTAGGGAATTAGGACAATTAGCGGCTACAATATTAATAACTCCAGCCTTTGGCGATTATTACCGCACCCTAGCGGCTGATAATGCTAAAGTGCTAGAGTTTCCTATTTTGGGGACTGGGGATTGGGGACTGGGAAAGATTTATTCCGCATTTTCCTCAGATACCCCGTCTAAAAATTGTGGTTTATTGCTAAATAATCCCCACAACCCAACGGGTAAGCTATTTTTACGGGATGAGATTTTGCCCTACTTGAAAGATTTTGCTTTGGTGGTGGTGGATGAGGCGTTTATGGATTTTCTGCCTCCTGATCAGGAACAAAGTTTGATTGGATGGGTACAGGAATATGAGAATTTGGTAATATTGCGATCGCTCACCAAGTTTTACAGTCTACCTGGGTTAAGGTTAGGATATGCGATCGCTCACCCGGACTTGCTGAAAAAATGGCAATCATGGCGAGATCCCTGGCCTGTGAATACCCTAGCTGCTGCTGCTGCGATCGCTGCACTCCAAGATACAGACTTTCAACAACAGACCTGGAAATGGCTGCCACAGGCACGAAATCAACTTTTTCAGGGTTTATCGGCAATTAACGGATTAACACCCCTAGAAGGCACTGTTAACTACCTCTTGGTAGAGTCTCAATATTCCACCTCTGAGTTACAAGAAAAATTACTGCGACAGCACCAAATTTTAATTCGTGACTGTCGGAGTTTTAAAGAGTTGGGCGATCGCTTTTTCCGTGTCGCTGTCCGTTTCCAATCTGATAACCAACGCTTATTAACAGCCCTTAAATCAGTTATCAGGTGA
- a CDS encoding dihydrolipoyl dehydrogenase family protein, protein MKIDYDIVIIGGSITGYQAALTATQLQAKVALVQPQVHYELNYHYPLSELSKISQQCVDMATLGIITESKNIKSDFHLNKPISNTGVSEKSQISILQPTCSYSYQQAMLYHQSIAAHINQINSLANLSAQGVDVIIGNGKFQTSPKLSFAVNDRILSARTYLLACGSHPKIPDIEGLNTTDYLTLANIWQYLETPNPPKNWVIIGGLPQSIEIAQTLANWGCNINLILNHSSVFSYLEPEIRQLLIAQLEADGVRIFNQTRVTQIRKIEDKKWVQAGDQAIETDEILIATGQQPNIENLNLAAAGVKWHPRRLVVNKKLQTTNHRIYACGDILGGYDIANIANYEAKIAVKNALFFPRLEVNYRCIPWIISSQPMVAQIGLTELQAKRRYGKNQVLVFKNYFKTLTAAQIKNEITGICKLIVLENGQILGCSIFGAEAEELINLVALAMSKNLKIENLENLAVVDPSFSEILQQTAREWNKQKLNKNHILQEFLQSFLHFRRDWNL, encoded by the coding sequence ATGAAAATTGACTACGATATTGTAATTATTGGTGGTAGTATTACCGGATACCAAGCTGCCTTAACTGCAACCCAACTACAAGCGAAAGTTGCCTTGGTACAGCCTCAAGTCCACTATGAATTAAATTATCATTACCCACTCAGCGAACTAAGTAAAATCTCTCAGCAGTGCGTTGATATGGCAACTCTTGGCATTATTACCGAGAGTAAAAACATCAAATCAGATTTTCACCTGAACAAACCAATTAGCAATACTGGAGTATCAGAAAAATCGCAAATTTCCATCTTGCAACCGACTTGCAGCTATTCTTACCAGCAAGCGATGTTGTATCATCAAAGTATTGCAGCACATATAAACCAAATTAATTCTCTTGCTAATTTGTCTGCCCAAGGTGTTGATGTAATTATTGGTAATGGGAAATTTCAAACTTCTCCCAAGCTGAGTTTTGCAGTGAATGACAGAATTTTAAGCGCCCGTACCTATTTACTCGCTTGCGGTTCACATCCAAAAATTCCCGATATTGAAGGTTTAAACACTACAGATTATCTCACCTTAGCGAATATTTGGCAATATTTAGAAACACCAAACCCTCCAAAAAATTGGGTAATTATTGGTGGTTTACCCCAAAGTATTGAAATTGCCCAAACTTTAGCTAATTGGGGTTGCAACATCAATTTAATATTAAATCACTCCAGTGTTTTTTCCTATCTTGAACCAGAAATAAGACAATTATTGATAGCACAATTAGAAGCTGATGGTGTGCGTATTTTTAACCAAACAAGAGTCACCCAAATACGAAAAATTGAAGATAAAAAATGGGTGCAAGCTGGAGATCAAGCCATTGAAACTGATGAAATTTTAATTGCAACCGGACAACAACCAAACATAGAAAATTTAAATTTAGCAGCAGCAGGAGTCAAATGGCATCCAAGGCGTTTAGTTGTGAACAAAAAACTCCAAACTACAAATCATCGCATTTACGCTTGTGGTGATATTCTGGGTGGTTATGATATTGCCAACATTGCCAATTATGAAGCTAAAATTGCTGTGAAAAATGCTCTATTTTTTCCCAGACTTGAAGTTAATTATCGTTGTATTCCTTGGATAATATCTTCTCAACCAATGGTAGCGCAAATAGGGTTAACAGAATTACAAGCCAAAAGAAGATATGGTAAAAATCAAGTTTTAGTTTTTAAAAACTATTTCAAAACCTTAACAGCAGCACAAATTAAAAATGAAATTACAGGTATTTGTAAACTAATTGTTTTAGAAAATGGTCAAATATTAGGATGTTCTATATTTGGTGCAGAAGCGGAAGAATTAATAAACTTAGTAGCTTTAGCAATGTCAAAAAATCTGAAAATTGAGAACTTAGAAAATTTAGCTGTTGTTGATCCTAGCTTTTCAGAAATATTACAACAAACCGCAAGAGAATGGAATAAACAAAAGTTAAATAAGAACCATATTTTGCAAGAGTTTTTGCAAAGTTTCTTGCATTTTCGCAGAGATTGGAATTTATAA
- a CDS encoding Uma2 family endonuclease, producing MTSVTLQIPKSLKFTDDEFVEIVAANKDIRLELSHQGELIVMSPTGGETGERNLELSGQVWFWNRKNKLGKAFDSSTGFKLPLGGTRSPDVSWIKIERWNELTPEQRKKFLPLSPDFVIELVSESDDLADTQAKMREYIDNGLRLGWLLNPKDQQVEIYRQNQEVEILENPQSLSGEDVLPGFILDLTPIF from the coding sequence ATGACTTCTGTAACCTTACAAATCCCAAAATCATTAAAATTCACAGATGATGAATTTGTAGAAATAGTTGCAGCTAACAAAGATATACGCTTAGAATTATCTCATCAAGGGGAATTAATTGTTATGTCACCAACCGGAGGAGAAACAGGAGAAAGAAACTTAGAATTAAGCGGACAAGTTTGGTTTTGGAACAGAAAAAATAAATTAGGAAAAGCTTTTGATTCTTCCACTGGGTTTAAATTACCTCTTGGTGGTACTCGTTCCCCAGATGTCTCTTGGATAAAAATAGAAAGATGGAATGAACTGACACCAGAACAAAGAAAAAAGTTTTTACCTTTATCTCCTGATTTTGTAATAGAATTAGTTTCCGAAAGTGATGATTTAGCAGATACCCAAGCCAAAATGCGCGAATATATTGATAATGGTTTGCGTTTAGGTTGGTTATTAAATCCCAAAGATCAACAAGTAGAAATATATCGTCAAAATCAAGAAGTAGAAATATTAGAAAATCCGCAAAGTTTATCAGGAGAAGATGTTTTACCAGGTTTTATTTTAGATTTAACACCTATTTTTTAA
- a CDS encoding glycoside hydrolase has protein sequence MSHPLYVAFIWHQHQPLYKSPVSQQYRLPWVRLHGTKDYLDLILLLEKYPKLHQTVNLVPSLILQLEDYIAGNAFDPYLTASLTPVEQLTTEQKEFIVQHFFDANHHTLIDPHPRYAELYYQRQEKGQSWCLANWQAVDYSDLLAWHNLAWIDPLFWDDPEIAAWLKQGRNFTLGDRQRIYSKQKQILSRIIPQHRKMQETGQLEVTTTPYTHPILPLLADTNSGRVAVPQMTLPNQRFHWAEDIPRHLQKAWDLYKDRFGQVPRGLWPSEQSVSPEILPYIIKQGFKWICSDEAVLGWTLQHFFHRDGAGNVQQSELLYRPYRLQTPAGEVSIVFRDHRLSDLVGFTYGAMQPKQAVADLVGHLQAIARKQRENPTSQPWLVTIALDGENCWEFYPQDGKIFLETLYENLSNQENIKLVTVSEFLEKYPATATINGEKLHSGSWVDGSFTTWIGDPVKNRAWDYLTHARETLAKHPEATEENNPAAWEALYAAEGSDWFWWFGEGHSSNQDAIFDQLFREHLYGIYKALNEPIPAYLTQPLEVHEAKLDHRPESFIHPILDGKGDEQDWDKAGRIEVGGSRGTMHQSSLVQRIFYGVDHLNFYVRVDFKSGVTPGKELPKELNLLWYYPDRPMINSPAPLAEVPDLAPVNYFFHHHLEINLLSQTINFREAGEHYQWHPRATRAQVALNNCLEIAVPWADLQVPPDYPVRLVLVLADDGCYHSYLPENSLIPIEVP, from the coding sequence ATGTCTCATCCCCTTTACGTCGCGTTTATTTGGCACCAACATCAACCGCTGTACAAGTCTCCTGTGAGTCAGCAGTATCGCTTACCTTGGGTGAGGTTGCATGGTACTAAGGATTATCTAGATTTAATATTATTGCTGGAAAAATATCCGAAATTACACCAAACGGTAAATTTAGTACCGTCTTTAATTTTACAACTGGAAGATTATATTGCGGGAAATGCTTTTGACCCTTATTTAACTGCCAGTTTAACACCTGTGGAACAGTTAACCACAGAACAAAAAGAGTTTATAGTTCAACATTTTTTTGATGCTAACCATCATACTTTAATCGATCCCCATCCCCGTTATGCCGAGTTGTATTATCAAAGACAGGAAAAGGGTCAATCTTGGTGTTTAGCAAATTGGCAAGCTGTAGATTATAGTGATTTATTAGCTTGGCATAATTTAGCGTGGATTGATCCTTTATTTTGGGATGATCCAGAAATTGCAGCTTGGTTAAAACAAGGACGTAATTTTACTTTAGGCGATCGCCAACGTATCTATTCTAAACAAAAACAAATCCTCAGTCGCATTATTCCCCAACACCGGAAAATGCAGGAAACTGGACAGCTAGAAGTTACCACCACCCCCTACACTCACCCCATTTTACCCCTGTTAGCTGATACCAACTCTGGACGGGTGGCAGTGCCACAAATGACATTGCCTAACCAGCGTTTCCACTGGGCGGAAGATATTCCCCGCCATTTACAAAAAGCCTGGGATTTATATAAAGATAGGTTTGGACAAGTTCCCAGGGGTTTATGGCCTTCGGAACAATCTGTCAGTCCAGAAATTTTACCGTATATTATCAAACAAGGGTTTAAATGGATTTGCTCAGATGAAGCGGTTTTAGGTTGGACATTGCAACATTTCTTTCATCGGGATGGGGCGGGAAATGTACAACAATCAGAATTATTATACCGTCCCTATCGTTTGCAAACTCCCGCAGGTGAGGTTTCCATTGTATTCCGGGATCATAGATTATCAGATTTAGTTGGTTTTACTTATGGTGCAATGCAGCCAAAACAAGCGGTCGCAGACTTAGTAGGACATTTACAGGCGATCGCCAGAAAACAAAGAGAAAACCCAACTTCACAACCTTGGTTAGTTACCATTGCTTTAGACGGGGAAAATTGCTGGGAATTTTATCCCCAAGACGGTAAAATTTTCCTAGAAACATTGTATGAAAACCTGAGTAATCAAGAAAATATCAAACTGGTTACTGTTTCCGAATTTCTAGAAAAATACCCCGCTACAGCAACTATAAATGGTGAAAAATTACATAGCGGTTCATGGGTAGATGGCAGTTTTACAACTTGGATCGGTGATCCTGTAAAAAACCGCGCTTGGGACTATTTAACCCATGCTAGAGAAACCTTAGCAAAACATCCCGAAGCAACCGAAGAAAATAACCCTGCTGCGTGGGAAGCATTATATGCTGCTGAAGGTTCTGATTGGTTTTGGTGGTTTGGAGAAGGACATTCATCAAATCAAGATGCCATATTTGATCAACTATTTAGAGAACATTTATATGGCATTTATAAAGCATTAAATGAACCCATACCAGCCTATTTAACCCAACCTTTAGAAGTGCATGAAGCAAAATTAGATCATCGTCCAGAAAGTTTTATTCATCCCATACTTGACGGTAAAGGAGATGAACAAGACTGGGATAAAGCCGGCAGAATAGAAGTAGGTGGTTCACGGGGAACAATGCACCAAAGTAGTTTAGTCCAGCGTATTTTTTACGGAGTAGATCACCTAAATTTCTATGTGCGAGTAGACTTTAAAAGCGGTGTCACACCAGGAAAAGAACTACCCAAAGAATTAAATTTATTGTGGTATTATCCCGATAGACCAATGATCAATAGTCCTGCACCTTTAGCAGAAGTTCCTGATCTTGCACCCGTTAATTATTTCTTTCACCATCACTTAGAAATTAACCTACTTTCCCAAACAATTAATTTTCGAGAAGCAGGAGAACATTATCAATGGCATCCCCGCGCAACTCGCGCCCAAGTGGCGTTAAATAATTGTTTAGAAATAGCAGTACCTTGGGCAGATTTGCAAGTTCCTCCTGACTATCCTGTAAGGTTGGTTTTGGTTTTAGCTGATGATGGTTGTTATCACAGTTATTTACCGGAAAATTCTTTGATTCCCATTGAAGTACCATAG
- a CDS encoding NifU family protein produces MELTLENVETVLDEMRPYLMSDGGNVELVELDGPVVRLRLQGACGSCPSSQMTLRMGIERRLKEMIPEIAEIEQVI; encoded by the coding sequence ATGGAATTGACACTTGAAAACGTTGAAACTGTATTAGATGAAATGCGCCCTTATCTGATGTCTGATGGGGGTAATGTGGAACTGGTAGAACTCGATGGACCAGTGGTGAGACTACGGTTACAAGGTGCTTGCGGTTCTTGTCCTAGTTCACAAATGACTTTGAGAATGGGTATTGAACGCCGTCTCAAAGAAATGATTCCCGAAATTGCAGAAATTGAACAAGTTATCTAG
- the lepA gene encoding translation elongation factor 4 yields the protein MTDVPAVRIRNFCIIAHIDHGKSTLADRLLQATGTVEDRQMKEQFLDNMDLERERGITIKLQAARMNYTAKDGQQYVLNLIDTPGHVDFSYEVSRSLAACEGALLVVDASQGVEAQTLANVYLALEHNLEIIPVLNKIDLPGAEPDRVISEIEEIIGLDCSGAILASAKEGIGIPEILEAIVERVPPAANTVDEPLRALIFDSYYDSYRGVIVYFRVMDGTVKKGDRIYLMASGKEYEIDELGVLSPTQKQVEELHAGEVGYLAASIKAVADARVGDTITLSKAKATEPLPGYTEANPMVFCGMFPIDADQFEDLREALEKLRLNDAALQYEPETSSAMGFGFRCGFLGLLHMEIVQERLEREYNLDLIITAPSVVYKVITIKGEELYIDNPSHLPAPNDRERIEEPYVQVEMITPETYVGTLMELSQNRRGIFKDMKYLTQGRTTLTYELPLAEVVTDFFDQMKSRSRGYASMEYHMIGYRENHLVKLDIMINGDPVDSLAMIVHRDKAYNVGRAMAEKLKELIPRHQFKVPIQAAIGSKVIASEHIPAMRKDVLAKCYGGDISRKKKLLQKQAKGKKRMKAVGTVDVPQEAFMAVLKLDQS from the coding sequence ATGACTGACGTTCCCGCAGTTCGCATTCGCAATTTCTGTATTATTGCTCATATTGATCACGGTAAATCTACTTTAGCCGATCGCTTACTCCAAGCAACTGGCACTGTAGAAGACCGACAAATGAAGGAGCAGTTCCTCGATAACATGGATCTGGAACGGGAGCGCGGCATTACAATTAAGCTGCAAGCTGCCCGGATGAATTACACAGCTAAGGATGGTCAGCAGTACGTTTTAAACTTAATTGATACTCCTGGTCACGTTGACTTTTCCTATGAGGTTTCCCGTTCTCTGGCTGCTTGTGAGGGTGCTTTATTGGTTGTGGATGCCTCCCAAGGGGTAGAAGCGCAAACTTTAGCAAATGTGTATTTAGCACTGGAGCATAATTTAGAAATTATCCCGGTTTTAAATAAAATTGATTTACCAGGAGCAGAACCAGATCGGGTAATCAGCGAAATTGAAGAAATTATCGGTTTAGATTGTAGTGGGGCAATTTTAGCTTCTGCTAAGGAGGGAATCGGTATTCCTGAGATTTTAGAGGCGATTGTGGAGCGTGTACCCCCAGCAGCTAATACGGTTGATGAGCCTTTAAGGGCGCTGATTTTTGATAGTTACTACGATAGCTACCGGGGTGTAATTGTTTATTTCCGGGTGATGGATGGGACGGTGAAAAAGGGCGATCGCATCTATTTGATGGCATCGGGTAAGGAATATGAAATTGATGAGTTAGGTGTCCTTTCTCCCACCCAAAAACAAGTTGAAGAACTCCATGCAGGAGAAGTAGGTTATTTAGCCGCCTCTATTAAAGCTGTGGCTGATGCACGGGTAGGTGACACTATCACCTTGTCTAAGGCTAAAGCCACAGAACCTTTACCCGGTTACACTGAAGCTAACCCAATGGTATTTTGTGGGATGTTTCCCATAGATGCAGATCAATTTGAAGATTTGCGGGAAGCTTTGGAAAAACTGAGATTGAATGATGCAGCTTTGCAATATGAACCGGAAACTTCTAGCGCAATGGGGTTTGGTTTCCGTTGTGGGTTCTTGGGTTTGCTACACATGGAAATTGTCCAAGAACGGTTAGAGCGAGAGTATAACCTGGATTTAATTATTACAGCCCCATCTGTGGTTTATAAGGTGATAACGATCAAGGGTGAGGAACTGTATATTGATAATCCTAGCCATTTACCTGCACCTAATGACCGGGAAAGAATTGAAGAACCTTATGTACAGGTAGAAATGATTACTCCTGAAACTTATGTTGGTACTTTAATGGAGTTATCACAAAACCGTCGGGGTATTTTCAAAGATATGAAATATCTGACCCAAGGACGGACTACACTGACTTATGAGTTACCTTTGGCAGAAGTTGTGACAGACTTTTTTGACCAAATGAAATCGCGATCGCGTGGTTATGCCAGTATGGAATATCATATGATTGGCTACCGTGAGAATCATTTGGTGAAGTTGGATATCATGATTAATGGTGATCCGGTAGATTCTTTAGCGATGATTGTGCATAGAGATAAAGCCTACAATGTTGGCAGAGCAATGGCTGAAAAGCTCAAAGAACTGATCCCACGTCATCAATTTAAAGTTCCCATTCAGGCAGCTATTGGTAGTAAAGTTATTGCCAGTGAACATATCCCGGCTATGCGGAAAGACGTTTTAGCTAAGTGCTACGGTGGTGACATCAGCCGGAAGAAGAAACTTTTGCAGAAACAAGCCAAGGGTAAAAAACGGATGAAAGCTGTGGGTACGGTGGATGTACCCCAGGAAGCGTTTATGGCGGTGTTGAAGTTAGACCAAAGTTAA